The stretch of DNA TTGATACTATGTTAAAATATCTTTCTTTGTTCAGGAGCACATGTTGGACCAGAGCCCACAACTGATAGATTCGTTGTTGTCATGGTATAAAAGGCTTATTTTTGTTCTTGTATCTTCTTTAGAAGTTGTTATGAagtgaaacaaaaaaaaggctattttctttcattatgtCACAACAATTCAACAAAGTTATTTGTTACTTGTAAATTGTCAACACAgccatttccctttatccaagCTTGGGATTGGTTATGTTAAACTTTGTGCATCACGTAGGCTGAATTTATTTAAGTTTTTCTTGTGTTAATGGAGCTTgctttcttatttaatatagtCCGGGCCTGATGAGAGGAGTATTCCTGGAAATACCATTGCTGTTGATGCTGATATGCCTTTTGGTGGCCTAACGACATTTGGAGGGTCATTTTTATCGAAGTTCCAATGTTCTCAAATGCCGCATCCTGTAAGTTTTATTtacattttaagtttttatgGTTATGTCATTCACTATctgagattttatttttttctattttagctACTGGATGAAGTAACATTTGTGGATACTCCTGGTGTCCTATCTGGAGAGAAGCAAAGGACTCAACGAAGCTATGATTTCACCGGTGTTGTTTCTTGGTTTGCTGAAAAATGTGATCTCATTCTTCTCCTATTTGATCCTCATAAACTTGATATTAGTGACGAGTTCAAACGTGTGATTTCATCTCTACGTGGTAATGAAGACAAGATCCGTGTGGTTTTAAATAAGGCAGATCAAGTTGATACTCAACAAGTAAGATACTATGAACGAGATTTCTTCTGGTATGTTGTGAATGCTATCttcaatctttttatttatctctACTTACTTGCCTGAATTTATTTTAAAGCTTATGAGAGTTTATGGAGCGTTGATGTGGTCATTGGGGAAAGTGCTAAACACTCCTGAAGTTTCACGTGTATATATTGGGTAGGTTTCGTCTCCTCAAAATTTGCCAAATTATCTTCTTAATCTTCAATTAATTTGACAAAGTTTGTTTATCCAGTTAGTTTGATATTCTTCAGTTCAGTTAATGCTAAGTTAATGTTCTCTACAGCTCGTTTAATGATAAGCCTATCGATGAAAGCTTTGCTGGTCCTTTAGGGAGGGATCTCTTTGAGAAGGAACAAAATGATTTGCTTGCAGATTTGGTAGATATTCCAAAGAAGGCTTGCGATCGCAAGGTATAGTCACAAATTTTATACTATTTGCATGACTGGtgcaatcaagaaaaattatatatattggtaTATGTATGTCACTCTGTGCTTGTAGATCATGTttgcttctattattttaactatCTTAATGTAATGGTGCAGATAAATGAATTTGTCAAACGTGCTAGATCTGCTAAAATTCATGCATACATAATTAGTCATCTCAAGAAGGAGATGCCTGCAATCATGGGCAAAGCCAAGGCTCAACAAAGGCTCATTGATAAACTTGATGAGGAATTTGCAAAGGTATCTTTCCTTTCTCCTTTGCTTACTTTGGTTCCTTAATTTCCTTCTctaattttactatttatttatgttGAAAAACAGGTTCAACGAGAGTATCATCTACCTTCTGGAGATTTTCCTAACGCTGATCACTTCAGAGAAGTTTTAAGTAGTTATAACATTGATAAATTTGAAAAACTGAAGTCTAGAATGATTCAAGCTGTAGATGATATGCTTGGATATGAAATTCCAgagcttttaaaaaaattcagaaatccttatgattaattattttcttttctttaaaagCTCTGAATTTAGATAAACAAGCACATTATTTTAGGCTTTCGTCTTCAAGAATCCCTAATGTTTGGGGATTTATTAATTGCCATTGTCATATATGCTTCTTCTTGAGCGTGAGATTCTAATGTTTTAACTTTAAAttctttataaaaatttgattggTTTCATTTTCACTCTCTAGTGTCAATATTTGCCTATTTGGTTTCAGTACATAGTAAAAGTTTGTAGAAAAGGGagttcttattttaaaaaatttctaaaaacaatTCTATGACCTGTTTTATTTGCTTTATGACGGATGAAAGGGCACCAGCATATGAAGAGAGACTTTTATCATGTAGGCACTCACCCATAAAACATTGTAGTACTTTTAAAAGGGATAAAGGCGTCCGTAAATGGTGCTGATATGGAGCAGTAGCACTAAAATAGGGATGTTATCTAAGTATCTATTAAACTATCATCCAAACTTTCAGAGACATCTTTAAATTCAAATAGACTCTAAATTGGGCTGAAATATAGTCTTTGGAATAAAATACTAAGCTACAAATTGAATTTAACTGCAAATGAtgaagataaattaaataatttgttaaGGTTATTTTTGGTATATCAAAATTTAACTATAAATACCTCAACATTGATTTTAAAAGAGTTCAGTTTGACCTCACAACTTACACGTGTGCATCTTGTTATAACTCGTATTTAACCAAGCTATATCACGGCCTATAACCAATTATATCATATAACAGTCTAAAATAAGTTGGTGATGGGCGTTGGACTCGCTTTTGGGAGGATGTATAGTTGCGTGGAAGATCTCTAAAAGATGTTTTCCGAAGCTTTTCTCTATTTCAAACCAGTGTGGGTCCGCTATAGGGGAGTGTGGTTTTTGGGATGGGATTGAGTGGATTTGGAACTTCCAATGGAGGCGAGAACTTTTCCAATGGGAGTTGGAACTCCTGAGTGCATTACATGAGGTTTTGATACCTGTAAAATTAGTTCAGAACAAGAGGACAGAGCGGTGTGGAAATATGATAGGAGAGGTATTTTTACAACTAACTCTTTTGTGCAGGTAATATAGGAGGAACTGATCCCAGAGGAGGTAACTAGCTATAGTTTCACCTGGATTATTTGGAAGGGGTTGGTTCCGCCTAGAGTGGAGCTGTTTGTCTGGTTCGTTCTAATAGGAAGAGTGAATACAAAGGACAGGTTGAGCCGGTTTGGAATCATCAGTCAGGACGATACTACTTGTATTCTTTCTAACAACGAGGTGGAAGATGTACATCACTTGTTTCTAGGACGTAATCACCGGTTGAGGTGCTTCTGCGCGATCGTTTGGAACTTATGGTTGGAAAGGAATAGGCGGATTTTTCAGCACACAAGTAAGGGAGTTGAAGAATGGTGGAGCGGTGGAGCGGTGGAGATCCCTTCAGTTGTTGATGGCTATGCCGGCGATGACATGGGGACGGATTTGTGTTGGTTTGTTTCTTTTAGTGTGTTTGTTTCTAGTTTGAATGACTTTGATTGCTCCACTACTATTGTGTTGAGCTGATTgctttcaaaagaaaaaaaaagtctaaAATAAGTACATCACCTGTAAAGGTAAAATCTTTACATGAACACGAAGTTGATGTTATACATATAAACTCGTAAAAAGAACTTTGTTCACGTATTGATACGAGCGTCGAAATGTTTTTTACAAGCGTTCTTTTTCAGGTATAACTCATTCAACCGAAGTAGTGTCTGACACGAATCAAGAAGCTATAGATCAAGTAGCTTTTTACTAGACAAGAACAGGATCTAAATTTGTGTTCATATCCTTATGGTCCTTAATTACCAGggccaaaaattttattaacaatttttGCTAGGAACCAACTTTTTTAAACTAAGAATCAgccaacaaaataaaacttcatATACAAAACtcattatatattatgtttacTATCATGATCGTAGTCAAAGACCTTGGCAATTTTTTTCCGAGCACTTTATAGAACTGTCAAAATCACATTTTGTTTTAATAGAAGACCCAAAATAGAAAGAATAGAGTGTATGCACAGTAggtgatgatgattgatgacgTGCATTTTTCTCTCGAGTCAAATAAAACAGTGAAAATGGCAGTATATTCATTTATGATGAGAACAAAAAATGGTGGAGGAAGTCGTGGATCAAATCAAATCGCCCATTTTTTTGAGTGTTATCCTTCATCCTTCCATAATGACAAGGCAGCAGTATCCACTACAGTGTTTAACTACCTTATCATGTTCATAAAAGCAAGCCTTGTCTCTCAGCTCTTTGTTGAGATCAAACTTTTGAAACCACTCACCAtctgtttgtgtttttgttgcTTTAAGAAAGTAAAACTAGAAAAATGGATGTTACAAAATTTGGCATGAAGTTTCAAGGTAAGGTAGCCATTGTTACAGCTTCCACTCAGGGAATTGGGTTTAGCATAGCTGAGAGGCTTGGCTTGGAAGGTGCATCTGTTGTAATCTCTTCTCGAAAACAGGTTTAACATTTTATCTTCTCTCACTTCTTATCGATtactttaattatcaaaatagaaagtgtacaAGAGAAGTATACACGAAATGATGCATATAACATTCCTCTGAATAAGGGGACCAATGTGTAATAAGGGATTtgtaagaaaaaatttaaaatatattaataaaagaagtGTTGACGACCCGCCTAAACTTTAATCTATACATAGAAAGAATAATGAGAAAGTATTATATGACATTCATATGTTTCCCTTGTTATTATTGTTCCACCATGCATCACGAAAAGGAATAATATTGGACACTTTTGCAGCAAAATGTTGATGCGGCTGCAGAAAAGCTAAGGGCTAAAGGAATTGAAGTGTCGGCTATGGTTTGCCATGTTTCAGATGCACAACAGAGGAAGACCATGATAAGCAAAACCATACAGGTGGGGTTGAAAAGTTTCTTCAGATAATAAACTGTGTTGTATGATCTGTTTTTGCAATCTTGGTGCTTATGAGCAACATGTTCTATTGTTCTATTAAGGTTCCACAACCATGAATTTATATGTACTGTGTTGCTCTGGAAGCTATAGACTAAGAATTTGTTTAATCCTTTTACCTAAACTTAAGTCTTTGCAAAAATACTTGAAAGCTATGCTCTAAGAAGTGGTTAGTTAACATGCCTGGTTTGTTACAGAAGTATGGAAAGATAGATGTTGTTGTATCCAATGCTGCTGTGAATCCTTCTGTGGAACCCATCTTACAAACACAAGACTCAGTCCTTGACAAGCTCTGGGAGATAAATGTCAAATCCACTATACTTCTCCTTAAGGTAAATGAAGAAAAGGGAAGAAACAACAAAGtgtgaaaatatatatatactgaaATTGCAAATTGTATGGTTATGGTTTACACAGGATGCAGCTCCTTACTTGAAGAAGGGTTCTTGTGTTGTGCTAATTGCTTCTGTTGTTGCTTATAATCCACCTCCTACTATGGCTCTGTACGGAGTCTCCAAAACAGCAGTTCTTGGACTTACCAAGGTATGTACTTGCCTTGCAATTGTTATTGCTATCAAAGTCAAATACTTTTTTCGATGCGTGAACATATAAATGATTGTTTGAATGATAGTGCATCAAGATTAAATTCTATCTTCTATATCTGCTTaaagtttttattcttctttggAGGCCTTGGCTAGTGAAATGGCTCCCAACACTCGTGTAAACTGTGTTGTTCCTGGTTTTGTGCCAACTCATTTTACTGCACTCTTTACCACAAATGATGCTACTGTAAGCGCACTTTGTCCCTTCTAGACTCCTAGTTTTGCTTTATTAAGTCTCCTATTTCCTCACCTGGAATGAGTTTTCTTTTTGTGTGGTACAACTACAGAGGGAAGATCTTGAAGGGAAGACGTTACTTGGAAAGCTTGGAAGAACACAAGACATGGCTGCTGCAGTAGCTTTTTTGGCATCAGATGATGCTTCATACATAACAGGAGAGAATCTGGTGGTTGCTGGTGGAGTCCCTTCCAGGTTGTAGACCAATTTTCCATCTTTTAGTGGACTTTGGTGGACCTCACCATCCCCAACCCCAAATTGTATTGCTCCTTGGATTCCCTGCATCCATTGGCAAGAAAAGTATTCGAGTATCATCTGCTAATGGGATTTTTGTGATCAAGTACCATTGGTGAATAAGTTAATCCAATCCAATATCCTTTATGTTGCTGAGGATTAAGTACCATTCCATGTGTTCCCTAACATGTATATGTATATCATTCCTACTTCCTGTCATCTTCAGCTGCCAAATTTGAGAACAAAAGACTAAGGATGTTTGTAAATGCAAAACATAAGAACTTATTTTACGCCAAAATTTATACAAGATTATCAGTGGTAGGATTGATGCTTCAATTTTACAGCTACTAACATAGGTCATAGGCTTAATACAACATACTAACTTGAAGAATACAGGTTAACACACTTGACATGTACCAAATATTTTAGCAATAGAGCAACTACATTCATGCTAGCACTAAACTCCAAACATGAGAGCAACTACTTCGAGCCCCTTCGGGCATATCTCCTACCTATGTACATAAAATTAAGCATAATAAATAAGACAATATGCAACTTCTTCATACACTGATATATATGACTCTCATACTGCTTCTACTTGACATTTGACCCTTCCTCAAGTGATATTAATCTGATTATATTCTGATTCTTATGACGGCTTCAGAGTCGTCTTTGCATCTTCTTCCCGAGCCAAATTAATGATCTACACAGATTGCACGTGGAAAACTAGTTGTTTAACCTGTAGTGTAGGATTCCACCATCACTAACTACATTTTTGGTATTAAGACATCAGTTTCCGTGGAAGCTTATTAGACAGAGGATGCTAAACGGGAATAACATCGGAATTTTGATTATCCTCACATGTCAGGATAAGACCCTCAACGTAGGTTGGCAAGAGGCAGCGGATCCATTGACAACCTGTTGAGACAGGTTCTGTGGAAGGAACAATCATGAGCACATTATCATGTCGACGCACAACTCCCATCACACTTACGGTGCTACCTTCTTTGATGTACCTATGCAGTATAAACCCcgagtttgattttaaaaattccaAAAGCAATTAAAAGGAAATTTTAACATATACAGGAGCACAGTGAAAATAGTAAGTCATGTACCCTTCCTTGAGGCGCATTATACGGTCATCGCTAGAGAGTTTACGGTCCCCAAGCCAGCCTAAGAAGTTCGGGGATAACTCTCTGTTGTCCTTTGTTACATCAACTACAGTAATTGGTTCCACAAAGGGAGCAACCTTGGCACCATAGCCTGCTTTCACTAGTGCTCTTAACCCAGACTGGAAGTCTGATATGTAAAAGTCTGCTACATATTTCTGCACACCAGATATAATAATTGTAAGAAGAAACACCTTACCTGGTAATGAAAAAGCCAGAAACTACCAGAATGTAAGATTCAATCAATTTACTGATGTTGAAGAAATAGAACAGAGTATATAAATTTAACTGACACTAAAAAACCACCATGCAGTTGAAGTCAACATAGTCATAGAACTTCATTACATACGCTAGGTTGCAATTACATGAGCATCTGGGTAGTTTTTTGCTATCCCTATTCAAtagtttctttttgttcttttttttctttggatgaAAATAGGTATCAATCTATTATTCAGAACTATGGACGTGGTGTCGGTTTATACATTCCCTATTCAACCTTAAAGTTAAATCAACATTATTTTGCCCCGTAAGCATTATCCGAATATTTCAGGTGTCTATCAACTCTGTACAACTGTGAGAGAGGTGTGACATCTCActctcaacaaattatgctagACCTCAAATGAGTATACATAAAGCATTAATGAAGCAGTTGAACAAACTAACCTCAGAGTATCTAGAACCCCAAGTGAAGCAGCGGTGTTTAGGATTTGCTGATTTTCCACCAAGACCTTTATATTCATATAATTCAGTAGAGACATATACACATCTAGATATCCTTTGGTAGGATGACTCCAAAGGAATACTGCCACAGGTTACAACCTACAGGGAGAAATACGATATATATAAACATTTATTGGAGAAATTATTTCAACTCATTCCACCAGATATCAACATTAAAGCATCCGCATCTTTTATGTCACTTCAAATTTTCTCCAAAATTATAACATCGAATACTCGAAAAGCTAGAAGGATTCACTAAAGAAAAAGATTAAGGAAATTGAGCATGCCTAATAACATAGCTTAAGATTTCAGCCTGCCGCTTAACCAGAAAGCATTACAGTTGGAACAAAGAGAGAAAGGAATGGGACGGGAAAGCAAAAACGACAACTCAAATTTTGAAGTTAGTCAGAATATGAGCTTCCCTTAATGTCCCACAGCAAAAAATATCTAGCTAACCATAATAACTGGTTATCTTTGCAAAGAATTGTGATTAAAACACAATTATTTTGTTAACGAGACAAAAAGCTCCTCTGGAAATTTTGACTATCTCAGAAAAGTGAATATATGGTCCCCACATTATCTACCAGACTAAGCACAATAGAACATAAATGAACATTATGCAACATTATCCATGCCACCATCTACGCTGAACCATGTGGTCAAAGTGAtgaaaaaaaactcaaataagTTATGGACTAACAAAACGATTCCTCAAAATGCAAGTTAGCTCTGTTCTTTTCAGGATAAATAAAGCATATAGTTATTTACTAGTATATCTATAAGACTAAATGAAtatagaattattataaattataaatcagAGACTAAAGTTTACTAGCTTAAATTCTGACATTCAAGATTCCAGCAACCCCGGGGGCAGAGAAGTTTCAGCATATAAGACAAGTTCCAAAAACGAGTCACAATCACCAATAACCAATACCATACCAAAAATCCCATACCTAACAATAAATAGTTTCCCACCAAATGAGACAatcatttgaaaaataaaaagaataataataatacttcaGTACTTCTAGTAATAGAGAAACAAACAATGTTAGCTAAATAAGAATAAACATTTTTGCAATCAGAAAGAGGAACCACAAAAATGGGGGTCTAAGACTAAAACATCAATATCATCCGTGAACATTAATGATTCATTTCATTCATTAATACCCCCCCcaaaataaaagagattaagaaaacaaatcaaaatagagtTAAATGAAATTACCCCGGTAACCTTGACGTATTGTCCATCAATGGCGCCTCTAAGCTCAGCATCAGGGTACCTCTTCACAAACCCTAACAACCCTCTTCTTCCCCAAACACAGTTCCAAACAGTCAAAGCCACCACCGGAACAATAACCGCCGCAAGTGCCACCAAGATCACAAATTTCTTCACCGCCACCATCAAGAACACCCCAACCAGCAACCCCATTGCCACCACCACCAGGAAAACCCACACCACCGCCCgagaaaccctaaacccaaccTTCACCTCCTCCGCCAAGCTCGTCACGGCCGACCTCCCGCCGAAGGCGCCGCTGCCGGAGCACCCGTCTGGTCCAGCTGACCCGAACGCTTTCCAATCGGGCCGGATCCTACCGGGCCCGATGTGATGAGCCCCGTTGGAAGCGCCATCGGGCCCGAACCAGACGATTTCCGGGTCATTGGGCCCGAACCACTGTTCCTGCCAACAGTGCCCGAGTTCGGCCCGGATCTAACCGACCCACTGTTGTGCTGCGAAGATGACCGAGAGGGCTTGGCGTNNNNNNNNNNNNNNNNNNNNNNNNNNNNNNNNNNNNNNNNNNNNNNNNNNNNNNNNNNNNNNNNNNNNNNNNNNNNNNNNNNNNNNNNNNNNNNNNNNNNNNNNNNNNNNNNNNNNNNNNNNNGGCTGTCGCTCGGGCTTGTGTTGTTCGGGTCGACCCGAAACATACAAGCCGCTACTGAGCTGATGGGAAGGGATTCGAGTCCCCATTGCAAGGAAGTTGGAAGCTTTGGGTGTTGCTGTGTGATGATTCTTCCCAGCTTCTCACCAGTTTGTGTGGGTTTTTGTGTTCTGTGTGagttggtggtggtggaagtggaagtggggaaagagagagagaggggtagTTAGTGAGAGAAGGTGGAAGGTTGCATGAAATGACAAAAATGGGTTTGTGTGATTGTGATAATGACAGTTGTATCCCTTCAAAGCTGTTGTGATGAATGAAGCTCTTAATTGCACTAGTAAATACTAATAATGCTGTTTTAAATTTAACACACAACAGATCATTTATCTCTATCTGTTCGTCACTCCTTTTTCTTCCCACACTTTTTCTTTCCCTTATTTTACCTTTTTACCCTTTTCAGTATTCGGTTATCCTATTTCTCTTTCATCACCTTTTTGTAATTCCCTTTttcatgtaattttttaaaaatattaagtttatataaaaaacttattttttatattgaattattaGGGTTGAATTTCTCAGAAATAACCTAAACTATATGTTATAAGTTACTCTAAGTCTTTACAAAACATTGttgatattttgtatttttataactaaaataatattttttataaaacgtCAATAGTATTCGTtttgctaatttttatattaaaaaaatagtactgttatttattattattgagacTATGTATGTTATTTAGGGATATAGAAAATAGCtatcaacaaaattagaaagtTCGATCTAGGATTTTTAATCGCAAAATCCATCTATTAATTTgctctaaatttaaaaaaaatttgatcacACAATatcaaaaatctgatttatTTATCACCCGAATTTAAATTCATCAACTCCAA from Arachis duranensis cultivar V14167 chromosome 4, aradu.V14167.gnm2.J7QH, whole genome shotgun sequence encodes:
- the LOC107482953 gene encoding uncharacterized membrane protein At1g16860 (The sequence of the model RefSeq protein was modified relative to this genomic sequence to represent the inferred CDS: added 349 bases not found in genome assembly) — its product is MGTRIPSHQLSSGLYVSGRPEQHKPERQPTMSSRSVPYTGGDPKKSGELGKMLEVPGVDAKPSRSSSQHNSGSVRSGPNSGTVGRNSGSGPMTRKSSGSGPMALPTGLITSGPVGSGPIGKRSGQLDQTGAPAAAPSAGGKTVYGSAVTSLAEEVKVGFRVSRAVVWVFLVVVAMGLLVGVFLMVAVKKFVILVALAAVIVPVVALTVWNCVWGRRGLLGFVKRYPDAELRGAIDGQYVKVTGVVTCGSIPLESSYQRISRCVYVSTELYEYKGLGGKSANPKHRCFTWGSRYSEKYVADFYISDFQSGLRALVKAGYGAKVAPFVEPITVVDVTKDNRELSPNFLGWLGDRKLSSDDRIMRLKEGYIKEGSTVSVMGVVRRHDNVLMIVPSTEPVSTGCQWIRCLLPTYVEGLILTCEDNQNSDVIPV
- the LOC107482956 gene encoding EH domain-containing protein 2; the protein is MTRSNEETKTYQEWFNLADSDGDGRISGNDATKFFALSKLSRSELKQLWSLADTKRQGYLGFYEFVTAMQLVSLAQAGYELNSDILKTEIDKENVKPPVMEGLEDLVAKTKRLIINSPPEINGPAQPQSIPKNPWFTSKSKSLKRLPLNSVTSIVDGLKKLYVERLKPLEVTYRYNDFASPLLTNSDFDAKPMVMLLGQYSTGKTTFIKHLLRCDYPGAHVGPEPTTDRFVVVMSGPDERSIPGNTIAVDADMPFGGLTTFGGSFLSKFQCSQMPHPLLDEVTFVDTPGVLSGEKQRTQRSYDFTGVVSWFAEKCDLILLLFDPHKLDISDEFKRVISSLRGNEDKIRVVLNKADQVDTQQLMRVYGALMWSLGKVLNTPEVSRVYIGSFNDKPIDESFAGPLGRDLFEKEQNDLLADLVDIPKKACDRKINEFVKRARSAKIHAYIISHLKKEMPAIMGKAKAQQRLIDKLDEEFAKVQREYHLPSGDFPNADHFREVLSSYNIDKFEKLKSRMIQAVDDMLGYEIPELLKKFRNPYD
- the LOC107482955 gene encoding tropinone reductase-like 3 — its product is MDVTKFGMKFQGKVAIVTASTQGIGFSIAERLGLEGASVVISSRKQQNVDAAAEKLRAKGIEVSAMVCHVSDAQQRKTMISKTIQKYGKIDVVVSNAAVNPSVEPILQTQDSVLDKLWEINVKSTILLLKDAAPYLKKGSCVVLIASVVAYNPPPTMALYGVSKTAVLGLTKALASEMAPNTRVNCVVPGFVPTHFTALFTTNDATREDLEGKTLLGKLGRTQDMAAAVAFLASDDASYITGENLVVAGGVPSRL